Sequence from the Deltaproteobacteria bacterium IMCC39524 genome:
TGAGCGTTGAGGATTCAGTACCAATTGAGACAGGTTGGACAGAGGAGTCATGCTTACTCTGCCTAAAGAAAGCATATTGACGCAACTTGCGTAACTGTTTGCCAAGTATAAATTTTCAAACCCCTGGCGCTCAAAATAGCGGTGATGCACATTGCCTCGCAGGACACAGATCGACTCCAGGCCTTTCGCCTCTTCCAAGTTCTTTACCTTAGTTGGATAATCAATATTCTCGTATAAATGGGTTACAGACCTCTGTAATGGCCCGACCCATTTTAATTCTTTTTCACGCTTCTCTGTTCGGTTGACATTAAAAAGAGCATACCCGGGATTAGTTTGAAGAATTAAAAGACCGCGTTTGAAAGGTATCTCTTCTATCATTTTCGTATACCCAACGCCTTGCATCATCGCCCTGACCAATTCAATGTTAAAAGCGCGTCTCCCGGCATGCTCCTTTCCTCGCAACTCACCGGCTTCATTCACATAACCCTGATCCTCAACGCTATGCGTCAAAAAAGTTATCTGCGATACCTCTGCAGAGAAAACGGATGCCACTGACGCCTCAAGAAGTAAAACCAA
This genomic interval carries:
- a CDS encoding ABC transporter substrate-binding protein, which encodes MNLHIWFYAGKVMVFVLVLLLEASVASVFSAEVSQITFLTHSVEDQGYVNEAGELRGKEHAGRRAFNIELVRAMMQGVGYTKMIEEIPFKRGLLILQTNPGYALFNVNRTEKREKELKWVGPLQRSVTHLYENIDYPTKVKNLEEAKGLESICVLRGNVHHRYFERQGFENLYLANSYASCVNMLSLGRVSMTPLSNLSQLVLNPQRSQTTKLRKAAVKIMESEGYLAFSKETPDEMIRIWQAAFDQLKASGRYQELFDLYLKAE